The DNA region ACAAAAAACGATTTCTAATAGCGGAAATAGTAATTTGTAATGGAAATTCTTTTGCTATACACTTACTTTATCAAGTATAAAAAAGGAGTGTTAGTTATGAAGAAAATACAAGTCTATCATGTAGATGCATTTACAGATCAAATTTTTGGTGGAAATGCCGCGGGTGTAGTTCCCGAAGCAGTGGGGTTAAATGAGCACGACATGCAGAAGATCGCAAGAGAGTTAAATCTTTCAGAGACTGCATTTTTATTTCCTTCTAATGACAAAAATTATGATTATGTGGTGCGTTATTTTACACCAAGTACAGAGGTTGATTTTTGCGGTCATGCTACGGTAGGCCTGTCATGGGTTATGGCAATGGAGTATGGCTGGATGGAAAAAGCCTCACAAATTAGATTGAAAACAAATATTGGTATTGTTCCGGTTGAATGGTCTATGCAAGAAAAAAAATTAAATAGTGTTGTGATGACTCAAGTTGCACCTAAAACAAAACAATTTGAGGTGGATAAGGAAGAAATCTGTCGTGTAGTCGGGATTAATCCAATGGACATCGATGATAAATATCCGATCAGGTTAGCATATACAGGAAATTGGCACTTATTAATTCCGGTAAAGAACAGTAAAGCAATCGACGCATCAGTACCGATATTTGAAGAATTAAAAGATTTAAATCTTAAATTTGATATTACTACTACACATTTATTTAGTTTTAACAGTTTTGATGAACGATATAAAATATATACAAGAGATTTTGCACCAGCAGTCGGAATTGCTGAGGATCCGGTTACAGGAGCAGCGAATGGTGCGTTAGCAGGATACTTAGTATTGGAAAATATTTTAGACCCAAAAACAGACCATGAATTTACAATTGCCCAAGGACATGCAGCTGGAAGACCGGGAGAACTTACAATAAAGATTATTGCAGGAAAAACTAATCCGACTATCAAAGTTGGGGGAAAAGCGACTATTTCAATTAATGGAACTATAAATCTTTAATGAAACAATTGAATGAATTTTTCATTATACCAATTATTAGAATTAATTAATTCTTTGAATTACGCCAGGGGGATACCAGCTTCAAGTGAAATCATTTTTGTCTACTCAAGGCATGTAGAGTGTGTTGTGAATATAGAGAAGAAATAGATTTTCTTTATTCACTCTTTATTGACTTTTTCAACGTATAATAGTATAATGATAAAAAATTTGAAATTTGAGGTGAAAAAATGATTAATTTTTCTTGCTAATTTTTAAAGTACATTTAATACAAAGATAAACAGGTGTGCTCTGTTTGT from Alkaliphilus flagellatus includes:
- a CDS encoding PhzF family phenazine biosynthesis protein; translated protein: MKKIQVYHVDAFTDQIFGGNAAGVVPEAVGLNEHDMQKIARELNLSETAFLFPSNDKNYDYVVRYFTPSTEVDFCGHATVGLSWVMAMEYGWMEKASQIRLKTNIGIVPVEWSMQEKKLNSVVMTQVAPKTKQFEVDKEEICRVVGINPMDIDDKYPIRLAYTGNWHLLIPVKNSKAIDASVPIFEELKDLNLKFDITTTHLFSFNSFDERYKIYTRDFAPAVGIAEDPVTGAANGALAGYLVLENILDPKTDHEFTIAQGHAAGRPGELTIKIIAGKTNPTIKVGGKATISINGTINL